Proteins encoded together in one Myxococcales bacterium window:
- a CDS encoding class I SAM-dependent methyltransferase, with protein MTGQTGQEVASNRDWSKFGFDQFTCTSGARLAHFAGSARGKSVLDVGAGTGSVAIAAARLGADVTGIELVQALIDRGVANASLAEVDVRWQQGNAQTLPFPDAHFDICTSQFAHVFMPDPALAAREMLRVTKPGGTVALSVYLWKSCVSEISDVISRYVGYAPGKEPRPWDWGKPDYVMSTLGEEAGEYSFDTYTIRAPYMSPQHHRDHLEASCADATALRGRLDPAALAAFRREVDSVIARYYEPQESSLRLEVLLTKIVKR; from the coding sequence ATGACGGGCCAGACGGGCCAAGAGGTAGCCTCGAATCGCGACTGGTCGAAGTTCGGCTTCGACCAGTTCACCTGCACGTCGGGGGCGCGCTTGGCCCACTTCGCGGGGTCGGCTCGCGGAAAGTCGGTGCTCGACGTCGGCGCGGGGACGGGGTCGGTCGCGATCGCGGCGGCCCGCCTCGGCGCTGATGTGACCGGCATAGAGCTCGTTCAGGCGCTCATCGATCGCGGCGTGGCGAACGCGAGCCTCGCCGAGGTCGACGTGCGATGGCAACAAGGGAACGCCCAGACGTTACCCTTCCCGGACGCCCATTTCGATATCTGCACGTCCCAGTTCGCGCACGTCTTCATGCCCGACCCCGCGCTCGCGGCACGCGAGATGTTGAGGGTCACGAAGCCAGGCGGTACGGTCGCCCTCTCGGTCTATCTTTGGAAGTCGTGCGTAAGCGAAATAAGTGACGTGATCTCGAGGTACGTTGGGTACGCGCCCGGCAAAGAGCCTCGCCCCTGGGACTGGGGCAAGCCCGACTACGTGATGAGCACGCTTGGCGAAGAGGCTGGCGAGTACTCGTTCGACACCTATACGATCCGCGCTCCCTACATGAGCCCACAGCATCATCGCGACCACCTCGAGGCGAGCTGCGCCGACGCAACCGCGCTCCGAGGTCGGCTCGACCCCGCCGCGCTCGCCGCTTTCCGCCGCGAGGTGGACTCGGTGATCGCGCGATACTACGAGCCTCAGGAGAGCAGTCTCAGGCTCGAAGTCTTGCTGACGAAGATCGTGAAACGCTGA
- a CDS encoding 3-deoxy-7-phosphoheptulonate synthase: MVNPRKPVRLPSLNDDEGQFETTSAQTSVGLLSEAPTSEAGRAFLVLVSGFGEAGTNHFISEAGLVIGRASSCDIALDDGGASRRHARIMPLDGGEFQLEDIGSSNGTYLNGRKIDGPYRLLHDDRIRIGGTVFRFDDGRGVAHSSEVASAPLSRRTTAWTLDSWTRKYAAQQPRYEDAAEVAKVVARLKRLPPLVTSWEVEKLKAQLAEAQRGERFVLQGGDCAETFDECEPGSITNKLKILLQMSLVLMHAARKPIVRIGRFAGQYAKPRSKPTEVRGGVELPSYLGDLVNRPEFTPEARRHDPQLLLAGYNHASLTLNFVRALCAGGFSTLRRPEYFDFAMFERAALPNDLREDYSRMAKRVAEGLSFARVLGQGSNDDMSNVEFFASHEGLNLIYESSQTRKVPRKEGHYCLTTHLPWIGERTRDLAGAHVEFFRGIANPVGIKIGPKADPGEVVELVEALNPSDEPGKIVLIVRMGAGVVAQKLPAIIEAIRRARRTVLWMSDPMHGNGFVTRTGIKTRNFDDILKELDESLDVHDAYGSVFGGVHFELTGDDVTECVGAGTLETDLDLRYLTTCDPRLNYRQAIQMAFSIAERIGSSSVRRSSTIPPAL, from the coding sequence ATGGTGAATCCCCGAAAACCCGTCCGATTGCCGAGCCTCAACGATGACGAGGGGCAATTCGAGACGACCTCCGCGCAGACGAGCGTGGGGCTCCTGTCGGAGGCGCCGACCTCCGAGGCAGGCCGTGCCTTTTTGGTGCTCGTCTCGGGTTTCGGCGAGGCGGGGACGAACCACTTCATCTCGGAGGCCGGGCTCGTCATCGGCCGCGCGAGCTCGTGCGATATCGCGCTCGACGACGGTGGCGCTTCACGCAGGCACGCTCGCATCATGCCGCTCGACGGCGGGGAGTTCCAGCTCGAGGACATCGGGAGCTCGAACGGCACCTACCTGAACGGCCGAAAGATCGACGGGCCCTACAGGCTCCTCCACGACGACCGCATTCGGATCGGCGGCACGGTGTTCCGCTTCGATGACGGGCGCGGGGTGGCCCACTCGTCGGAGGTCGCGTCGGCACCCTTGTCGCGCCGCACCACGGCGTGGACCCTCGACTCATGGACCCGAAAGTACGCGGCTCAGCAGCCCCGCTACGAAGACGCGGCCGAAGTGGCGAAGGTCGTCGCGCGCCTGAAGCGCCTGCCCCCGCTCGTGACGTCGTGGGAGGTCGAGAAGCTGAAGGCGCAGCTCGCCGAGGCCCAGCGCGGCGAGCGTTTCGTCCTTCAAGGGGGCGACTGCGCCGAGACGTTCGACGAGTGCGAGCCGGGCTCGATCACGAACAAGCTGAAGATCCTGCTTCAGATGTCGCTCGTGCTCATGCACGCGGCACGCAAGCCCATCGTCCGTATCGGCCGCTTCGCAGGCCAGTACGCGAAACCGAGGTCGAAGCCGACCGAGGTGCGTGGAGGAGTGGAGCTGCCGAGCTACCTCGGCGACCTCGTGAACCGGCCCGAGTTCACCCCCGAAGCGCGGAGGCACGACCCGCAGCTATTGCTTGCAGGATACAATCATGCGTCTCTGACGCTCAACTTCGTTCGCGCGTTGTGCGCCGGGGGCTTCTCGACGCTGCGGCGCCCCGAGTACTTCGATTTCGCGATGTTCGAGCGGGCCGCGCTCCCGAACGATCTCCGTGAGGACTACTCGCGCATGGCGAAGCGTGTGGCCGAGGGCCTCAGCTTCGCCCGGGTCCTCGGGCAAGGCTCGAACGACGACATGTCGAACGTCGAGTTTTTCGCGAGCCACGAGGGGTTGAACCTCATCTACGAGTCGTCGCAGACCCGCAAAGTGCCGAGAAAAGAGGGCCACTACTGCCTTACTACCCACCTGCCGTGGATCGGCGAGCGCACGCGGGACCTGGCCGGCGCGCACGTCGAGTTCTTTCGCGGCATCGCGAACCCGGTGGGCATCAAGATTGGACCGAAGGCCGACCCCGGGGAGGTCGTCGAGCTGGTCGAGGCGCTGAACCCGTCGGACGAACCCGGGAAAATCGTGCTTATCGTGCGGATGGGCGCGGGGGTCGTGGCCCAGAAGCTCCCGGCGATCATCGAGGCCATTCGTCGCGCACGCCGGACCGTGCTGTGGATGAGCGACCCCATGCACGGGAACGGCTTCGTCACGCGCACCGGCATCAAGACGAGGAACTTCGACGATATCTTGAAGGAGCTCGACGAGTCGCTCGACGTGCACGACGCGTACGGCTCGGTCTTCGGCGGCGTTCACTTCGAGCTCACGGGGGACGACGTGACCGAGTGCGTGGGCGCCGGCACCCTCGAGACCGACCTCGACCTTCGGTACCTGACCACGTGCGATCCGAGGCTGAACTATCGGCAGGCGATCCAAATGGCCTTTTCGATCGCCGAGCGCATCGGCTCGTCGTCCGTGCGGCGCTCTTCCACGATCCCCCCGGCGCTGTGA
- a CDS encoding acyl-CoA thioesterase, whose amino-acid sequence MSADSPGRAANLENWQTTFAAAFVYPTRVRFQDVDAAKVVFFPRVLEYFHDAYVAFLDERRLGLPELLAKGEWGLPIRHAEADYMAPLRFGDAIEVAIVAKAIEEHGFSLCYRVVRMDAGGPVVAALGETRHVAISVGDGRPRRRPLPPEVAAALAVVPERPASVSVG is encoded by the coding sequence ATGAGCGCCGACAGCCCGGGCCGCGCGGCGAACCTCGAGAATTGGCAAACGACGTTCGCCGCCGCGTTCGTCTACCCGACGCGAGTGCGGTTCCAGGATGTCGACGCCGCGAAGGTCGTCTTCTTCCCTCGGGTTCTCGAGTACTTCCACGACGCCTACGTCGCGTTCTTGGACGAGAGGCGCCTGGGGCTCCCGGAATTGCTCGCGAAAGGGGAGTGGGGGCTGCCCATCCGGCATGCCGAGGCCGACTACATGGCGCCTCTCCGCTTCGGCGACGCGATCGAGGTCGCCATCGTGGCGAAGGCGATCGAAGAGCACGGGTTCTCTTTGTGCTACCGGGTCGTTCGCATGGACGCAGGAGGCCCCGTCGTCGCTGCGCTCGGGGAGACCCGCCACGTCGCGATCTCCGTCGGCGACGGAAGGCCCCGACGCAGACCGCTGCCGCCCGAGGTCGCAGCCGCCCTGGCCGTCGTGCCCGAACGTCCCGCTTCCGTCTCCGTTGGCTAG
- a CDS encoding serine/threonine protein kinase, translated as MSNSGKYRLIAELGQGGMANVFLAVTQGASGLDFSKLVVLKKLREHLATDPDFVSMFMDEARLAARLNHPNVVQTYEVDRSDDELYLAMEYLDGQPLHRVLHRARDKFTLPMHLLVLTDVLAGIHHAHELLDYDGSPLNVVHRDVTPHNIFVTYDGQVKVVDFGIAKAEGRGSETKHGVIKGKVAYMSPEQARGEVVDRRADVFAVGVMLYEACVGERMWKGLTDSEIVRSIYRSKHPVSPRAKNPAVAPELDAIVQKALAGLPDARYASAAALQADLEAYIDDHLQRPSHRQLGKFVSELFEDRRALSRQVIESQLADLKAAKSGTKVVAIPDENLPTTIPVPSTSSAAASSTAPVVASSTAPSDARASTPKGPAPVEFEISGADLLGKKSAPEEPRSGAPTRPRSSRAVGYAAVAAGALAVIGAAAFAATREAPKAAAPPELPSSAPSITASPPAEVTVTIRATPNETQFTIDDGPVLENPYSAKLPKDGKDHKVKALARGYETKSQVARFDGDVSIRFALGRVEDAGKKGGH; from the coding sequence TTGAGCAACTCAGGCAAGTACCGACTCATCGCGGAGCTGGGCCAAGGGGGGATGGCCAACGTATTTCTAGCGGTCACACAAGGGGCGTCCGGCCTCGACTTCAGCAAGCTCGTCGTGCTCAAAAAGCTGCGCGAGCATCTGGCGACCGACCCCGACTTCGTCTCCATGTTCATGGACGAGGCCCGCCTCGCGGCGCGCCTGAACCACCCGAACGTCGTCCAGACGTACGAGGTCGACCGAAGCGACGACGAGCTCTACCTGGCGATGGAGTACCTCGACGGGCAGCCGCTTCATCGCGTGCTCCACCGCGCCCGCGACAAGTTCACGCTGCCGATGCACCTCCTCGTCTTGACCGACGTGCTCGCGGGGATTCACCACGCCCACGAGCTGCTCGACTACGACGGGAGCCCGCTCAACGTCGTGCATCGCGATGTCACGCCGCACAACATTTTCGTGACGTACGACGGGCAGGTGAAGGTCGTCGACTTCGGGATCGCGAAGGCCGAAGGCCGGGGGTCGGAGACCAAACACGGCGTCATCAAGGGCAAGGTCGCCTACATGTCGCCCGAGCAGGCGCGGGGCGAGGTCGTGGATCGCCGCGCGGACGTGTTCGCCGTCGGGGTGATGCTCTACGAGGCGTGTGTCGGCGAGCGCATGTGGAAGGGCCTGACCGACTCGGAGATCGTTCGGTCGATCTACCGCAGCAAACACCCCGTCTCCCCTCGGGCCAAGAACCCGGCCGTGGCCCCCGAGCTCGACGCGATCGTTCAGAAGGCACTCGCAGGCCTCCCCGACGCGCGCTACGCGTCCGCGGCGGCGCTCCAGGCCGACCTCGAGGCGTACATCGACGACCACCTCCAGCGACCGAGCCATCGTCAGCTCGGGAAGTTCGTGAGCGAGCTCTTCGAGGACCGCCGCGCGCTCAGTCGTCAAGTCATCGAATCCCAGTTGGCCGACCTCAAGGCGGCGAAGAGCGGCACCAAGGTGGTCGCCATCCCCGACGAGAACCTCCCGACGACGATCCCGGTGCCGTCGACGTCGTCCGCTGCTGCGTCGTCCACCGCGCCCGTCGTCGCTTCGTCCACCGCGCCGTCCGACGCGCGGGCGTCGACTCCGAAGGGGCCGGCCCCGGTCGAGTTCGAGATCTCCGGGGCGGATCTCCTCGGGAAGAAGTCTGCGCCCGAGGAGCCTCGGAGCGGCGCCCCGACAAGGCCTCGGAGCTCGCGCGCGGTGGGGTATGCGGCCGTCGCGGCGGGAGCTCTCGCCGTCATCGGCGCCGCGGCCTTCGCGGCGACGCGCGAGGCTCCGAAGGCTGCCGCGCCGCCCGAGTTGCCCTCTTCGGCGCCGTCGATCACGGCCTCTCCGCCTGCCGAGGTGACCGTGACCATTCGAGCCACGCCGAACGAGACACAGTTCACCATCGACGACGGGCCCGTGCTCGAGAACCCCTACTCGGCAAAGCTGCCCAAGGATGGGAAGGACCACAAGGTGAAGGCCCTCGCCCGGGGCTACGAGACGAAGAGCCAAGTTGCACGTTTCGACGGGGACGTGTCGATCCGGTTCGCCCTCGGGCGGGTCGAGGACGCGGGGAAAAAAGGGGGCCACTGA
- a CDS encoding phosphatase PAP2 family protein → MGLVLLGAIGSSTVARAEEPRRLGYDLRVDIPVTAVAAGTAIGLSFASGSLAASCRWCASNGLDDAVRDALRRNDPSAARATSDILAVSSPFVGIGLLSLASHDEGALEHAPLDALLVGEATAIAMMLNGISKVTFARERPFVHALPEGEKGATPSPSDNNVSFFSGHAAFTFAIATSAGTIAQMRGYRMAPAIWGVGLPLALATSYLRIAGDKHYFTDVLGGMVVGSAVGVLVPLLFHGPVSERVVVGGVPVQGGQMITVSLPSPF, encoded by the coding sequence ATGGGGCTCGTCCTTCTCGGGGCGATCGGCAGCTCGACCGTGGCGCGCGCCGAGGAGCCGCGTCGCCTCGGGTACGATCTCCGCGTCGACATTCCGGTCACGGCGGTCGCCGCGGGCACCGCGATCGGGCTCTCGTTCGCGTCGGGCTCGCTCGCCGCGTCGTGCCGATGGTGCGCGTCGAACGGGCTCGACGACGCCGTCCGTGACGCCCTACGCCGAAACGATCCGTCGGCAGCGAGGGCCACGAGCGACATCCTCGCGGTGAGCTCGCCCTTCGTCGGGATCGGGCTCTTGTCGCTCGCGTCGCACGACGAAGGAGCGCTCGAGCACGCGCCCCTCGACGCCCTGCTCGTCGGCGAGGCCACCGCCATCGCCATGATGCTGAACGGCATCTCGAAGGTGACCTTCGCGCGTGAGCGGCCCTTCGTGCACGCGCTACCCGAAGGAGAGAAGGGCGCGACGCCGAGCCCATCGGACAACAACGTCTCGTTCTTCTCGGGCCACGCCGCCTTCACGTTCGCCATCGCGACGTCGGCCGGGACGATCGCCCAAATGCGGGGCTACCGCATGGCTCCGGCCATCTGGGGGGTGGGCCTGCCGCTCGCGCTCGCGACGAGCTACCTCCGCATCGCCGGCGACAAGCACTACTTCACGGACGTGCTGGGGGGCATGGTCGTGGGCTCGGCCGTCGGCGTGCTCGTGCCGCTCCTCTTCCACGGGCCCGTGTCGGAGCGCGTCGTCGTGGGCGGGGTCCCCGTCCAGGGGGGCCAGATGATCACGGTCTCCTTGCCGTCTCCCTTCTGA
- a CDS encoding SDR family oxidoreductase: MSNRFEDKIALVIGGRGGMGVAICSMLAAEGARVFCADLPPASGQPGIEHLDVDVTSAESVEATFGKVVDRAGVPDVVVFVAGAFEARSFLETDDALYNKLYAVNAIGGARVVREAAKTMRAAARRGSIVVVASQSAMVVRLAQAAYGSSKAALSYVTKAAGLELAPFGIRCNLVMPGVTETPMARAVWERGIGSAEGHIAGDLGRFRPPIPLGRVAQPEDVAEAVLFLASDASRHVTMTEIVVDGGASLRA, translated from the coding sequence ATGTCCAATCGGTTCGAGGACAAGATCGCGCTCGTGATCGGTGGTCGCGGGGGGATGGGAGTCGCCATCTGTTCGATGCTCGCGGCGGAAGGGGCGCGCGTCTTCTGCGCGGACCTGCCGCCGGCGTCGGGTCAGCCGGGCATCGAGCATCTCGACGTCGACGTTACCTCCGCCGAGAGCGTGGAGGCGACATTCGGCAAGGTCGTGGATCGTGCGGGTGTCCCCGATGTGGTCGTCTTCGTCGCTGGGGCCTTCGAGGCGCGAAGCTTTCTGGAGACGGACGACGCTCTCTACAACAAGCTCTACGCAGTGAACGCCATAGGAGGGGCTCGGGTGGTGCGGGAGGCTGCGAAGACCATGCGGGCTGCCGCGCGCCGCGGTTCGATCGTCGTCGTGGCCTCCCAGAGCGCCATGGTCGTGCGCCTCGCCCAGGCGGCCTATGGCTCGTCGAAGGCGGCGCTCTCCTACGTCACGAAGGCTGCCGGGCTCGAGCTTGCGCCGTTTGGGATCCGCTGCAACCTCGTCATGCCGGGCGTCACCGAGACACCCATGGCAAGGGCCGTTTGGGAGCGCGGCATCGGGTCGGCGGAGGGGCACATCGCGGGGGATCTTGGCCGCTTTCGGCCGCCGATTCCCCTCGGTCGTGTGGCGCAGCCCGAGGACGTCGCCGAGGCCGTTCTCTTCCTGGCCTCCGATGCGTCGCGGCACGTGACCATGACCGAGATCGTCGTCGACGGCGGAGCGTCGCTGCGGGCATGA
- a CDS encoding PEGA domain-containing protein produces the protein MAEARRRYDLGLKLYEDGNYEASRIEFERAMSLAPSYRILFNIGQAYKQLNNYVAAVSAFERYLQEGGAEVPEDRKTQVKNDIAELQKRIGRIRISTSPGAEITIDGVVVGKAPLAGPIPINPGLRRFGAQLSGFLPATKTITVGSSDNPELNLTLEPLPKGTVVERRSNPWITPTIVGWSVTGVAAITTGILGGLSLGARSDQNDLLARSGVSAEDLTAARDKTQTLSAVTDVVLVTTAVAAGASLFFTYKLVTTGKPESESGKTGASLTLVPGPASFAALGTF, from the coding sequence ATGGCCGAGGCTCGCCGCCGATACGACCTCGGTCTCAAGCTCTACGAAGACGGGAACTACGAGGCGTCCCGAATCGAGTTCGAGCGCGCCATGTCCCTCGCGCCGAGCTACCGCATCCTCTTCAACATCGGGCAGGCTTACAAGCAGCTCAACAACTACGTCGCGGCGGTCTCGGCGTTCGAGCGGTATCTCCAAGAGGGGGGCGCCGAGGTGCCCGAGGACCGCAAGACGCAGGTCAAGAATGACATCGCCGAGCTCCAGAAGCGTATCGGCCGCATCCGGATCTCGACCTCCCCCGGGGCCGAGATCACGATCGACGGTGTGGTCGTCGGCAAGGCGCCGCTCGCCGGGCCGATCCCCATCAACCCGGGCCTCAGGCGCTTCGGCGCGCAGCTCTCCGGGTTTCTGCCCGCCACGAAGACCATTACGGTCGGTAGCTCCGACAACCCCGAGCTCAACCTGACCCTCGAGCCGCTCCCCAAGGGCACCGTCGTCGAGCGGCGGTCGAACCCTTGGATCACTCCCACCATCGTCGGTTGGAGCGTGACGGGCGTGGCGGCGATCACGACGGGCATCTTGGGTGGCCTCTCCTTGGGCGCGCGCTCGGATCAGAACGACCTGCTCGCGAGGAGCGGGGTCAGCGCCGAAGACCTTACGGCCGCGCGCGACAAGACCCAGACCCTTTCCGCTGTGACCGACGTCGTGCTCGTGACCACCGCCGTCGCCGCGGGGGCGTCTCTCTTCTTCACGTACAAGCTCGTCACGACGGGCAAGCCGGAGAGCGAGTCGGGGAAGACCGGGGCCTCGCTCACGTTGGTCCCGGGCCCGGCCTCGTTCGCCGCGCTCGGGACGTTCTGA